From the genome of Oryza glaberrima chromosome 1, OglaRS2, whole genome shotgun sequence:
ATATTAGACAACAACTAATTCAAACTAGTCATATAGGCGTCACGTCAGCAAAATTGCCatactggttttgatagttgggaGACGTGTTATATTTAGTATTGTGGTTTATGGTCGTGATTCAAACTCCGCGTAAAGACGAGACCTGGACTGAACTTATTCTTTTATGCTAGGCCGTCGGTGTGGTCCGTATCGATGACTGTACAGCCTGTTTTTATTGGGCCGGAACATGATGGTGACAGAAGTGCGGCCCATTATGGTATATCATCAGGTTCAATAATTAACTCCATCAGAGAGAGAAGCTCAGAGCTCATTGCAAGTACAAATGtcgatgaagaaaaaaaaaacatttgtatGTAGTAACTTGTATTTAATAAGGAAGTACATTATATATACCTTTCTGGGCGATCAACCTCCCATGCACTGATGCACAAATATATCCCGGACTCAACTACAacactttttctttctttttgctaatcTCCAAGACCAAGATGCCTATATATGCCGCTGCGAGAAATATTGATAAAAACATACGCACTGCATGCTCTCCCCATTCTCCCCATGACCAGTGTACATACAGACACCATGTACGCTAGTACACACGTATACGTACATGAAAAGGCAGAGTGTGGGCAGTACATGCAGTACGTGTCGTTGTAGCCTTGCACGCTCGCCTGCAGCCAGAAGCAGCCTACAAACCTagcgcggccggccggcgcggcacgTGTGCGTCCACGCCATCGATCAGTTTTCTTTGATGGTGGCAGCCAGGTCGAGGCAGTTGCTGACGAGGCGGTTGACGTGGCGCTGCGCCCCGGGTATGGGCGACGTGAGGTCCGGGAACTCGTCGAAGGCTTCCCCGCAGTCGGTGGAGAAGGTGGAGGCGGACGACAGCTCGGTCATCAGGTCGTCGTGGCTGCCGCCGCTCTTGATCGTGTCGCGCGCCTTCTGCAGCGCGTCGGCCAGCGACGAGTAGGCGCCCTTGCACGTGTCGAGCGTCGACGACATGCTCGTGCCTTCGGCCTTCACCGCGCGCGACTTCATCACGTCGGCCAGCCGCTTCTCCGCCATCATGGCCTTGGACTCCGCCACCCGCAACGCCGCGTCCAGCAGCTGCTGCGGCGTCATCACCCCCGGCAGCGTCGTCAGCGTGCCGCACAGCGCCTTGTAGTGCACCTGCATCATGTCATGCCAATGCACGCACGCATATATAAATGGCATGCGGGTTAATTTCGATGCGTCGTGCGTACGTATGTCGGTGCAGTGTGTGTAGTAGTGCTCACTGGTCGATCCTTAATTAGCTATACCTCTTGGCATATGGCGGCATTGCCGCCGAGCCCGATCAGGCGACGGCTGGGCTTGGCGGCGGTTCTGATGACGACGTGGTACGGGCCGGTGTGGACAGGACGGGCATCGACGACGCCGGAGCTTGTGGACGCCAAGACGACGGCGGCCAGGATCAGGGCGGCGAGGTGTCGGAACATTGGTCGTTGGTCGTGGAATGAAAAAGGATAATGCGTGATCCAAATAAGAGAGATGTAGAAAGTAGCtaccgaaaagaaaaaaaacgaaaaacaaGTTCCTTTGGTGTTTGAGAAGGAAACAGATCAGATGGTGGTGGTAAAAGAAGGCGTACGGGACTTGACGGCCGTCGAGCCAAAAATGGCGTAAATTTTTGCGGTTTGGTCGTGGATGGCTAGCCATGATCGTAGGGATCTCTACGGCCTTAAAATTGCCTCGGCGTGTTTAGTGCGTGTGCTATGCATTACAGTTTTCTCCTAAAAAAGATATGTCCCCAATTAATTTCGGTATTATCTTGTTTGGTTATGTGCTACGGACAAATGGCTACCGGAGTCCGGAGAATGAACAGGTAGCACTGTAGCGCAGACATTTGCGAGAAGTATGTCCCCACTACAACCAAATTCAATCCAATTAACCATCGACCAATTTAACCAAGGCAATGCAAACTTTTGTTTAGCTCAAAATTGATCCTGACTATCACTGCGCATTCAAAGTTTGATGAGGAGATTACAGGCGTACATGTGCTACTTAAGTAAGTAAACAGCCTGTATTTAAGATATCTAAGTTACACGAACCAGCAAGCCAGAGGCGCCCATTGGAGGATACCCAAGTAAACTCTAGCCAAGCCATGAATCAATAATATCAAATCGAAGTCGTCTCAACTGGTGGCTGGCAGATCAATAGTGCAGAAACGGTATCTTGAATCTTTGTTGGTCAGAGCAAGCTGGGACAGCATGAGATCGCGGGCTAAACTAATCACAATACGTCatttttatcttaactaatcaCCATGGCTTAATGATGATGCAACAGAGAGCTAGTGATTGGTGAGAGGAGCTCTAGCTGCGGCTGGGATATCCGAGTTGCCACATTCACCTGCTGGGGTCACCGCTAAGCTGGAGTTGAAGGACACGGCCATCCCTATCAGGTCAATAAAGTAACTGCCAATTGGATGCCAACCTATGGCGAGGTTGACAATTTGGGGGATAGCAAGTTGGCATCTTGCTTAGCAAGTTCATACGAGCTGCAGGAAATGTCCGGCCGGAACCAATAATTTCAGTCCAATGTATACTAGTCACGAAACGTAACTGAAGGGATATCCGTCTTATCTGCAATTCTTGCACAAATCCTAATCATATCAGCGTGAAATGTTGAAACTAGTAGTCTACTAGTACAAGATGTATATACTGGCCCGGATATTGAATCGATCGCCCCTGACATCCATGTCCTTCATGAATGATCTAATTGTCAGGTTTTCAAATTTCAGAAAATCCCTTGCATCGTATGTGTTCCGTACAAACCATGGATCCGGATGTGCTCTAAATATATAAGTACCCCAAATGTATCTCACATTTAACTATGCAGAGACTTTTGGTAGCAGCAAAAAGCCGAGGAGATGACGCGAGATACCAAAGTCAGAGGAAGAATCTTACAACGATCTGCGGAACAGCCGCAGTCCgcggggcgggggggggggggggggggggggtggttgCACAAGCATCTGTATATTATAATGGTGGTTATTGTTAGTTGCTAGTTGCTACACGTACAGAAGATTAAAAGAGCCACATGATATCGTGTTTTGTGGGATCAACTTGTTTCCCAGCCTTTAGCTCAAGAGCTTCCGACCAAAGTTTATTACAGTAATTCAGCTTTCAAGCTGAGACGTCACACATATATCCAGAGCAAACTCCATTGCTCAAGTCAATGCCATCCACATCCAGAGAATGCAAACTTTATAGGTCGTCACAAGAATTTTGGTTAACTTGGTAAGCCGGAATTTAAGTTTGGGCTTTTTGGTATATGTCCACTAATTAACAGTGATTGAGCAAGggttccaaaaaagaaaaagaaaaagaaaacactaGCTGGGGTTAGCTCTTACATTTCGATCCTCTTGCTAGCTACTTACTATACAACTTATGCTTCGTGTCTATATCTTCACCATTTTATAGAGTGCACAAGTTTTGACATGTTATCGTGTCGCTCTGTTGCCAGGAATTGCTTGGGGCcaggccggccggccagctCAAGGGAACTTTTCGTCCAAATTGAAATATTCATACTTATTCAAAAAtgaatttgtctcaaaataaatatgcATATGTATCTTCAATTTGTCATCAACTCTGATGAAATTAATCTTGCCCTTTTCAGAGCATGAGAAGCCATCGTTAAGGTAGGGGAAAAACATTTCGCAAGTGTACAAATGCAGCGTTCAATTTCTGGTTATTTTCATCACCTACTTGTCTGGTTGCACCTTGGTACCTACTAGCATAATCATAAGTAGTTTTGAAAGCTAAATTCTGAATGTTTCTAGTTGTTGGCCGTTTCTTCCAACCACAAACGTTGTTTCCTATCCGTACTAAAGCAGGATCTCCAGCCATTACAGAGGAATATTTTTCGCGTGGAACAAATTCCTGAGGAATATTAGTTATTCTGTTCTCTCTTCCAAATCATATGATTGTGTCCTTTAGCTGTGCAATCCTAGCTGAGGTATGTGCATGATGCCACACTTtcagcctcatcttttcacttatacttatatttataagccaaaattaaaattttcaactttaaatttaaagttgatttggagtttttttcatcgaagtttatttttcagtctttacttttagatcattaagaacacatatataaaaattttatctataaattatttttcgtatGCAAATATACCGTGAGATTTGATGCTTTCAAATGCAGTAATATATTGGCATGCAAATCGTTTGCGATCGTGATGTCCTTCTCCTTCCACTTGCACAACTGATCCCTTTTTTAACATGTCCTATGCATGCGCAAAGCTGTTTTCTAGCGAACCAGCGGCTATAACTGGTTGACATTCAGAAAAACAAGGACAAGCAGTACACTGTAtcctattttttataaaaaaaatactgagcAGTACtccctatgtaaaaaaaaatcaacttttgcagtttaaattttgtaaaaaaaaaaacaacttctacCATCCCACCTACTCTCAAcacataaaacgagaagtttatttcttaaataCCTTTTACCTACTTATCACTGTTACTACTTTTTCAATAATAATGAggattttgattatttttactTCCCACTTAAATTATCTTGGGATGTTAGGAGTGTtctttttatgggatggaggaaatAGGCAACTAGGCATACTGTTAATATAGATATGAAAAGATACAGGCCGTTCACTGCACTAGGCATACAAGAACACATAAAACAGCTCGTCTCAAAGTATAATTGTGTTAAACGTGAGCTGATCTCACCGTTCCAAAATTAAAATGACCACAAAGTCACCAACATGTTACTGTTGCATGGTTAGTTATCCGTACAGTACTCGCCAATAAGAGGTTATGATGTCGTAGCACTATTGTCAACTAgactggaggaggagaagagctaAGGGCAAGTCCTACAGACATTTAACCATAATCTCCTAAATGACATCTAATTTTAAATgatgatgtggaggagagagtagatgagagagaggatgagctATCCCTCATGCAAGGGGCAAACTCTTCACAAACTtcaaggaggaaggagaaaagAGTGAGGTTGATTGGATGAgagtgaataaaataaatatttatattgcaCTGAGACTAGTATGTGAGCTGACCTTAATAAATTAGTTGATGTTGTGGACAATATTAGATGTGATAGTCACCTCTACCATAAAAATTGCCCTAATAGTTGGAGACTTCGTGGCATTCTGGGGGAATCCAATCCAAATCGGCGACGAATTCCTCTCCGCCAATACAGTATTCGTGTGTGCCGAGGAGGGAGGCAGTTCCACAGGCCAAGGAACTTACGTGACCTCCAAAGTCAGAGGTCGGAATCTCCCTTCCTTCCAGCCATGGCCCACCACCCTTGCGGCTTGGTGACCCTACTGCGACGCCAAGTCACCCGCGACGCGAGCGCGGAGACGGCAGCGCCGGCCTCCCACCGGTCGCGTAAGATCACGCCCGAAATCTTTATTCATTTTCTCTCCACCGGTTGCCCTCTCGCCGCACCCAACCatcgcgccacgccgcgccgcgctgccggaGCCGCGCTTTCCGCTACGCTATAAGAGCTGACGCGCAGGGCACAGCGGATGTACTTACACACAGTCACTAGCTAAGCTGCTAGCCTTGCTACCACGtgttggagatggaggctaagccggcggcgatggaggtggagggggtcgaggcggcggggggCAAGCCGCGGTTCAGGATGCCGGTGGACTCCGACCTCAAGGCGACGGAGTTCTGGCTCTTCTCCTTCGCGAGGCCGCACATGGCCTCCTTCCACATGGCGTGGTTCTCCTTCTTCTGCTGCTTCGTGTCCAcgttcgccgcgccgccgctgctgccgctcaTCCGCGACACCCTCGGGCTCACGGCCACGGACATCGGCAACGCCGGGATCGCGTCCGTGTCGGGCGCCGTGTTCGCGCGTCTGGCCATGGGCACGGCGTGCGACCTGGTCGGGCCCAGGCTGGCCTCCGCGTCTCTG
Proteins encoded in this window:
- the LOC127759989 gene encoding probable pectinesterase/pectinesterase inhibitor 61; translated protein: MFRHLAALILAAVVLASTSSGVVDARPVHTGPYHVVIRTAAKPSRRLIGLGGNAAICQEVHYKALCGTLTTLPGVMTPQQLLDAALRVAESKAMMAEKRLADVMKSRAVKAEGTSMSSTLDTCKGAYSSLADALQKARDTIKSGGSHDDLMTELSSASTFSTDCGEAFDEFPDLTSPIPGAQRHVNRLVSNCLDLAATIKEN